One window of the Eucalyptus grandis isolate ANBG69807.140 chromosome 6, ASM1654582v1, whole genome shotgun sequence genome contains the following:
- the LOC104449973 gene encoding putative hydrolase C777.06c, producing the protein MAAFLGAVRCAPSVARLAPYGRRFRVSGPAVSLRRRGSSPLRLHSRASLNSSAEDAGGIRRGGESDSEIIFMGTGTSEGIPRVSCLTNSSKKCPVCSKAIVPGNKNRRLNTSILIRYPGPTGKCNILIDAGKFFYQSALQWFPAYGIRTIDAVIITHSHADAIGGLDDLRDWTNNVQPHIPIYVANRDFEVMKKTHYYLVDTSGIIPGAAVSELQFNIMQEEPFVVNDLQITPLPVWHGQGYRSLGFRFGKVCYISDVSEIPEETYPLLRDCDILIMDALRPDRSSSTHFGLPRALEEVRKIQPKRTLFTGMMHLMDHEAVNEDLKKLLETEGIDVQLSYDGLRIPIML; encoded by the exons ATGGCCGCCTTTCTGGGGGCCGTCCGATGCGCTCCGAGCGTGGCCCGCCTGGCCCCGTACGGGCGCCGATTTCGCGTCTCCGGCCCCGCGGTCTCGCTTCGCCGGCGCGGTTCGTCTCCCCTGAGGCTTCACTCTCGAGCTTCTCTCA ATTCTTCGGCTGAAGATGCGGGAGGGATTAGGCGTGGCGGAGAGTCGGACTCCGAGATCATATTTATGGGAACTGGGACCAGCGAGGGGATTCCTAGAGTGAGCTGCTTGACGAATTCTTCAAAGAAATGCCCG GTATGCTCAAAAGCCATTGTGCCAGGGAACAAGAATAGGAGACTAAACACAAGCATTCTCATTCGATATCCTGGACCAACCGGGAAATGTAATATTCTCATAGATGCTGGAAA GTTTTTCTACCAAAGTGCTCTTCAATGGTTCCCTGCGTACGG GATAAGAACAATTGATGCGGTTATAATTACTCATTCTCATGCTGATGCCATTGGAG GTCTTGATGATCTTCGAGATTGGACTAATAACGTCCAGCCACATATTCCAATTTATGTAGCCAATCGTGATTTTGAG GTGATGAAGAAAACTCATTACTATTTAGTGGATACCAGTGGCATCATACCTGGTGCTGCTGTCTCAGAATTGCAGTTTAACATAATGCAGGAGGAGCCATTTGTGGTGAATGATCTGCAG ATAACTCCTTTGCCAGTGTGGCATGGACAAGGTTATCGTTCTCTTGGTTTTCGGTTTGGTAAAGTCTGCTACATCAG CGATGTTAGTGAAATACCAGAAGAAACATATCCTCTTCTCAGGGACTGTGATATCTTGATAATG GACGCATTAAGGCCTGATCGCTCTTCTTCAACACATTTTGGCCTCCCTAGG GCTTTGGAAGAGGTCCGGAAAATCCAACCAAAGCGAACGCTTTTCACTG GTATGATGCACCTGATGGATCACGAAGCAGTGAATGAAGATCTTAAAAAGCTCTTGGAGACGGAGGGCATTGACGTACAGCTAAGCTATGATGGACTCCGCATCCCTATAATGCTCTAG
- the LOC104449970 gene encoding NDR1/HIN1-like protein 13, whose protein sequence is MAEKVYPSKPTPIGAAPANPPFPATKAQLYGANRPAYRPQARRRHRRGWCCSCCIFLTLLVLALLFAAAILAAVVYLLYRPHRPSFAVSALKLSYLNVSQSSSTVISKFDLNVTAKNPNKKLVYYYGPITISVHSDGVDVGEGSFPSFVHGTKNTTLLKTTIASNGGGGAIDAAPLAKLTSDMKSKNGLPLEVKLETKVKAKMGSLKTPKVGIRVTCVGIKVSVPSGNATATASTAGAKCKVDTRVKIWKWTL, encoded by the coding sequence ATGGCTGAGAAAGTCTACCCTTCCAAGCCCACCCCCATCGGCGCCGCGCCCGCGAACCCGCCGTTCCCCGCCACGAAGGCCCAGCTCTACGGCGCCAACCGCCCGGCCTACCGCCCGCAGGCCCGGCGACGCCACCGCCGCGGCTGGTGCTGCTCCTGCTGCATCTTCCTGACTCTCCTCGTCCTCGCCCTGCTCTTCGCCGCCGCCATCCTCGCCGCCGTCGTCTACCTCCTCTACCGCCCCCACCGCCCCTCCTTCGCCGTCTCCGCCCTGAAGCTCTCCTACCTCAACGTCTCCCAGTCCTCCTCCACCGTCATCTCCAAGTTCGACCTCAACGTCACCGCCAAAAACCCTAACAAGAAGCTCGTCTACTACTACGGCCCCATAACCATATCGGTCCACAGCGACGGCGTCGACGTCGGAGAAGGCTCCTTCCCTTCCTTCGTGCACGGGACCAAGAACACCACTTTGCTGAAGACCACAATCGCgagcaacggcggcggcggagcgaTCGACGCGGCGCCCCTCGCGAAGCTGACGTCGGACATGAAGAGCAAGAACGGCCTGCCGTTGGAGGTGAAGTTGGAGACGAAGGTCAAAGCGAAGATGGGGAGCTTGAAGACGCCGAAGGTCGGGATCAGAGTGACGTGCGTGGGGATCAAGGTAAGCGTCCCGAGCGGGAACGCGACGGCCACGGCGTCGACGGCGGGAGCGAAGTGCAAGGTCGACACGAGGGTCAAGATTTGGAAATGGACGCTTTAG
- the LOC104449971 gene encoding chaperonin CPN60-like 2, mitochondrial — protein sequence MFRIAAKLASSISHGYSKKLACRAVIGTRCYVAKDINFGIGARAAMLQGVTEVAEAVKVTMGPKGRIVIIENSRGNPKITKDGVTVAKSIQFKDKVKNVGADLVKQVANATNKVAGDGTTCATVLTQAIVMEGCKSVAAGANVMDLRSGINKAVDAVIADLKSRALMISTPEEITQVATISANGEREIGELIARAMEKVGKEGIITVTDGNTLDNELEVVEGMKLARGYMSPYFVTDRKTQKCELEKPLILIHEKKISDLNVVVQILELAMKMNRPLLIVAEDIESEALTTLVINKHHAGIKLCAVKAPGFGENRRANLDDLAVFTGGEVISEDRGLTLDKVKVEMLGIAKKVTVSLDDTIILHGEGDKKAIEERCEQLRTAMEKSTSTFDKEKAQERLSKLSGGVAVFKVGGASEAEVGERKDRVTDALNATRAAVEEGIVPGGGVALLYATKVLENVQTQNEDERRGVQIIQNALKAPSLAILSNAGFDGVLILGKLLEQDNFNMGFDAAKGDYVDMVKAGILDPLKVVRTALVDAASVSLLLATTEVAIVERANEKKPPSRMPNMDDMDY from the exons ATGTTCCGAATTGCTGCGAAGCTAGCTTCGTCGATCAG CCATGGTTATTCGAAGAAACTG GCTTGTCGCGCAGTCATCGGGACCAGATGTTATGTCGCCAAAGACATCAACTTTGGGATTGGAGCCCGTGCAGCTATGCTGCAAGGTGTCACTGAGGTTGCAGAAGCCGTCAAAGTGACAATGGGACCTAAG ggccGAATTGTGATAATTGAAAATAGCAGAGGGAATCCCAAAATTACAAAGGACGGAGTCACTGTTGCCAAAAGCATCCAGTTCAAGGATAAGGTCAAGAATGTGGGTGCGGATCTCGTGAAACAGGTGGCAAATGCAACAAATAAAGTTGCTGGAGACG GTACAACTTGTGCAACTGTACTGACCCAGGCAATAGTGATGGAAGGATGCAAGTCAGTAGCTGCTGGTGCAAATGTGATGGATTTGCGCAGTGGGATCAATAAAGCTGTTGATGCTGTGATAGCTGACTTGAAAAGCAGAGCCTTGATGATTAGTACTCCCGAAGAAATCACGCAG GTGGCCACTATCTCTGCTAATGGTGAACGGGAGATTGGAGAACTGATAGCACGGGCAATGGAGAAAGTTGGAAAGGAAGGAATAATTACTGTCACT GATGGGAACACGTTGGACAATGAATTGGAAGTGGTGGAGGGAATGAAGCTCGCCAGAGGTTACATGTCTCCTTATTTCGTCACCGATCGAAAGACTCAGAAATGC GAACTGGAAAAACCCCTCATCCTCATTCATGAGAAGAAAATTTCAGATCTAAATGTGGTTGTGCAAATATTGGAGCTTGCTATGAAG ATGAACAGACCTCTTCTTATAGTAGCTGAGGATATAGAGAGCGAGGCACTGACAACACTTGTCATTAACAAGCATCATGCCGGGATAAAG CTCTGTGCCGTCAAAGCTCCTGGATTTGGGGAAAACCGAAGAGCAAACTTGGATGATCTTGCTGTTTTTACCGGAGGAGAG GTTATATCTGAAGATCGTGGTCTTACTCTTGATAAAGTCAAAGTTGAAATGCTGGGTATTGCAAAAAAG GTGACTGTCTCTCTCGACGATACTATTATTCTGCATGGAGAAGGCGACAAGAAGGCAATTGAAGAAAGATGTGAACAG CTGAGAACGGCCATGGAGAAGAGTACATCCACCTTTGACAAAGAGAAAGCACAGGAGCGTCTTTCAAAGCTATCTGGTGGCGTAGCTGTTTTTAAG GTTGGTGGGGCTAGTGAGGCAGAAGTCGGTGAAAGGAAAGACAGGGTCACCGATGCCTTAAACGCTACAAGGGCAGCTGTCGAAGAGGGTATCGTGCCAG GTGGTGGTGTTGCTCTTTTATATGCCACAAAGGTCTTGGAGAACGTTCAAACTCAAAATGAGGACGAAAGAAGGGGTGTCCAAATCATTCAAAATGCTCTTAAG GCACCTTCACTCGCAATACTCTCAAATGCTGGCTTTGATGGGGTTCTGATTCTTGGCAAATTATTAGAGCAGGATAATTTCAATATGGGATTTGATGCTGCAAAAG GAGACTACGTCGACATGGTAAAGGCAGGCATTCTGGATCCTCTCAAAGTTGTTAGAACTGCATTAGTAGATGCTGCAAG TGTCTCATTGTTGCTGGCGACAACTGAGGTGGCTATTGTTGAGCGCGCAAATGAGAAGAAGCCTCCTAGTCGTATGCCAAATATGGATGATATGGACTATTGA
- the LOC104449972 gene encoding mediator of RNA polymerase II transcription subunit 9 → MEHSFSGGSWNVIPSMASHSNVSTPSSHDHLYLQQQPPDLLSPPQQQQQQQQPQQPFHQFQTQLPQFQQHQQFQQQQQQQQPQRLVQQQPQPPPPPPQQHQSLASHFHLLHLMESLADAVENGTRDQHSDSLVTELSTQFEKCQQLLNSIAGSINSKAVTVEGQKRKLEEAGQMLNQRRDLIASYRNSVEELIKSEP, encoded by the exons ATGGAGCACTCGTTCTCAGGGGGGAGCTGGAACGTGATCCCGAGCATGGCGTCCCACAGCAACGTCTCCACCCCCTCGAGCCACGACCATCTCTATCTCCAGCAACAACCCCCCGACCTCCTCTCCCCGccgcagcagcaacagcagcagcagcaaccgCAGCAACCCTTCCACCAATTTCAAACTCAGCTCCCCCAATTCCAACAGCACCAGCAGttccagcagcagcagcagcagcagcagccgcagCGTCTTGTTCAGCAgcagccgcagccgccgccgccgccgccgcagcaacACCAGTCTCTCGCTTCTCACTTCCACCTCTTACAC TTGATGGAGAGTTTGGCGGATGCCGTCGAGAACGGGACGCGCGACCAGCACTCTGATTCCTTG GTCACCGAACTGAGCACTCAGTTTGAGAAGTGCCAGCAGCTGTTGAACTCGATAGCTGGGTCCATTAACTCCAAAGCTGTG ACAGTTGAGGGGCAGAAACGTAAGCTGGAGGAAGCTGGGCAAATGCTAAACCAAAGGAG GGATCTGATTGCCAGTTACAGAAATTCAGTTGAGGAACTGATAAAGTCTGAGCCTTAA
- the LOC104449969 gene encoding protein HOTHEAD, with protein sequence MALVGATAAPPPLKLFVPLLLLVCLCLLSPCQGKPNYSEYRYPFIRRASTFSSSLSSSSNGVNKAYDYIIVGGGTAGCPLAATLSQNFSVLLLERGGVPFANANVSFLENFHLTLADTSKTSASQFFSSTDGVLNSRARVLGGGTCINAGFYTRASTEFIRKVGWDEKLVNESYPWVEKQIVHRPDFAPWQRAFKDSLLDVGVSPFNGFTYDHLYGTKVGGTIFDRYSRRHTAAELLATANPQKLTVLIHATVQKIVFDTRGSRPKAVGVMFKDENGHGHQAFLKSNLQSEVILSSGAIGSPQLLLLSGIGPKADLEKLNISTVLDQEFVGKDIVDNPMNTIFVPTNGPIHQSLIQTVGITKLGVYLESSSGFGQSNDSLHCHHGIVSAEIGQLSTIPPKQRTPEAIRAYAQNKRDLPHEVFRGGFILEKLANPSSKGELRLINTNVDDNPWITFNYFSHPHDLERCVDGIRLATKVVQSKYFTELTRVDKQTTEKLLNISVKANVNLIPKHTNDTKSLEQFCRDTVITIWHYHGGCHVGKVVDHENKVLGVDQLRVVDGSTFSESPGTNPQATVMMMGRYMGAKILRNRLGRAAAV encoded by the exons ATGGCTCTGGTTGGAGCCACCGCAGCACCCCCGCCACTCAAGCTCTTTGTTCCTTTACTCCTCCTCGTTTGCCTCTGCTTGCTTTCTCCTTGTCAAG GGAAACCAAATTACTCAGAGTACAGGTACCCATTCATCCGGAGGGCAAGCACATTCTCATCATCCTTGTCATCTTCATCGAATGGCGTCAACAAGGCCTACGACTACATCATCGTGGGAGGTGGCACCGCCGGGTGTCCCCTGGCGGCCACCCTCTCTCAGAACTTTAGTGTCCTGCTGCTCGAAAGAGGGGGGGTCCCGTTTGCAAATGCCAATGTCTCTTTCTTAGAGAATTTCCACCTCACCCTTGCGGACACATCGAAAACCTCAGCCTCACAGTTCTTCAGCTCCACGGACGGCGTTCTGAATTCCCGGGCTAGGGTCTTGGGTGGTGGCACCTGCATCAATGCCGGGTTCTATACCAGAGCAAGCACAGA GTTCATAAGAAAGGTAGGTTGGGACGAGAAATTGGTGAATGAGTCCTACCCGTGGGTCGAGAAGCAAATTGTCCACAGGCCAGACTTTGCGCCTTGGCAAAGAGCATTCAAGGACAGTCTTTTGGACGTCGGGGTGTCACCTTTTAACGGGTTCACCTATGATCATTTATATGGGACCAAAGTGGGAGGCACCATTTTTGATAGGTACAGCCGACGCCACACTGCTGCCGAGCTTCTTGCCACTGCAAATCCTCAGAAGCTTACAGTCTTGATACATGCGACGGTGCAAAAGATCGTGTTCGATACAAgag GGAGTCGACCAAAGGCGGTGGGAGTCATGttcaaagatgaaaatggaCATGGCCATCAAGCGTTTCTCAAGAGCAATCTGCAGAGTGAAGTAATATTATCAAGTGGAGCTATTGGAAGTCCTCAACTGCTCCTGCTCAGTGGCATCGGACCAAAAGCCGACCTTGAAAAATTGAACATATCCACGGTGCTGGACCAGGAATTTGTCGGGAAAGACATAGTGGACAACCCCATGAACACCATTTTTGTACCTACAAATGGACCAATCCATCAGtcacttattcagactgtgggGATCACCAAGTTGGGAGTCTATCTTGAATCTAGCAGTGGATTTGGGCAATCTAACGATAGTCTTCACTGCCACCACGGAATCGTGTCAGCAGAG ATCGGGCAGTTGTCCACCATACCCCCGAAGCAAAGAACTCCAGAAGCCATTCGAGCCTATGCACAAAACAAAAGGGACCTGCCTCATGAGGTGTTCCGCGGAGGCTTCATCCTTGAAAAGCTTGCCAACCCCTCGTCCAAAGGCGAGCTAAGGCTGATCAACACCAACGTTGATGACAACCCGTGGATCACCTTCAACTATTTCAGCCACCCTCATGACCTGGAGCGCTGTGTCGACGGCATTCGCCTGGCCACGAAGGTTGTGCAGTCCAAGTACTTCACGGAATTAACTCGAGTGGACAAGCAAACCACCGAGAAGCTGCTCAACATCAGCGTCAAGGCTAACGTCAACCTCATTCCCAAGCACACCAATGACACCAAGTCCCTCGAGCAGTTCTGCAGGGACACGGTGATCACGATCTGGCACTACCACGGAGGATGCCACGTAGGCAAGGTGGTGGACCATGAGAACAAGGTCCTTGGTGTTGACCAGCTCCGAGTCGTCGATGGTTCGACATTCAGCGAGTCCCCAGGGACTAATCCTCAAGCCACTGTCATGATGATGGGCAG GTATATGGGAGCTAAAATCTTGAGAAATAGACTTGGACGAGCAGCAGCGGTGTGA
- the LOC104449974 gene encoding beta-fructofuranosidase, insoluble isoenzyme CWINV1: MAKLSSLLHLLAASVVLAISVLLGHGVLHVGASRSVHRNLQTTVESTSAMQPYRTSYHFQPPSNWMNDPNGPMIYKGIYHLFYQYNPKGAIPGNIVWAHSTSTDLVNWTPHVPAIVPSEEYDVNGCWSGSATILQEHKPAILYTGVNRQNQQVQNLAVPKNLSDPYLIEWVKSPQNPLMEPTAINMISPDSFRDPTTAWVGPDGGWRVIIGSRSNRTGMAILYRSEDFVNWTKAGHPLYSANDTGMWECPDFFPVSAQAPVGLDTSINGPNVKHVLKVSYSQQDYYTIGTYNSITDTYVPVEGSVDSNSGLRYDYGKYYASKTFFDSKNNRRILWAWIKESSSEDDDINKGWSGIQAIPRTLWLDKSGKQLVQWPILEIEKLRTNQVDLPNQLIEGGAILEVSGITAAQADVEVSFEVKELGKAEVLDPTWTDPQMLCSRKGASVKGSLGPFGLLVMASKGLQEYTAVFFRIFKGQNKYVVLMCSDQNRSSINNSNDKTTYGAFLDVDPLHEKLSLRTLIDHSIVESFGGGGKSCITARVYPVLAVEDGTHLHVFNNGTESVGVPKLSAWSMKKARIN; encoded by the exons ATGGCCAAACTCAgctctcttctccatcttcttgctGCTTCTGTTGTTCTTGCCATCTCCGTCCTCCTTGGCCATGGCGTCCTCCATGTTGGAGCCTCTCGCAGTGTCCACAGGAATTTGCAGACCACTGTTGAGTCCACCTCTGCGATGCAGCCTTACAGGACATCTTATCATTTCCAACCTCCCAGCAACTGGATGAAtg ATCCAAATG GGCCGATGATTTACAAGGGCATATACCATCTGTTTTACCAATACAACCCGAAAGGCGCGATCCCGGGCAACATCGTCTGGGCCCATTCCACGTCGACGGACCTTGTGAACTGGACCCCACACGTCCCTGCCATCGTCCCATCTGAGGAATACGACGTCAATGGCTGCTGGTCGGGGTCGGCCACCATCCTCCAGGAGCACAAGCCGGCCATCCTGTACACCGGAGTTAACCGCCAGAACCAGCAGGTCCAAAACCTGGCGGTGCCCAAGAATTTATCAGACCCGTATCTGATAGAATGGGTGAAGTCACCCCAAAATCCTCTGATGGAACCCACGGCCATCAACATGATCAGTCCAGACTCATTCAGAGACCCCACCACTGCATGGGTGGGCCCTGATGGGGGGTGGAGGGTGATCATCGGGAGCCGAAGCAACAGGACGGGAATGGCCATTTTGTACAGAAGCGAAGACTTTGTTAACTGGACCAAGGCTGGGCACCCGCTTTACTCTGCCAATGACACTGGGATGTGGGAGTGCCCAGATTTTTTCCCCGTCTCTGCGCAAGCCCCCGTTGGCTTGGACACCTCCATTAATGGGCCAAATGTTAAGCACGTGCTCAAGGTGAGCTACAGTCAGCAGGATTACTACACTATTGGGACTTATAACTCCATCACGGATACGTACGTTCCCGTTGAGGGATCAGTAGATAGCAACTCGGGGTTGAGATACGATTACGGCAAGTATTATGCTTCCAAGACCTTCTTCGACAGCAAGAACAACCGGCGGATCTTGTGGGCTTGGATCAAAGAGTCGTCGAGTGAAGATGATGATATCAATAAAGGATGGTCTGGAATCCag GCCATTCCGAGGACCCTTTGGCTAGACAAATCTGGAAAACAGTTAGTGCAGTGGCCCATATTGGAAATAGAGAAGCTACGTACCAACCAAGTAGATTTGCCCAACCAATTGATCGAGGGAGGAGCAATTCTTGAAGTGTCTGGTATTACAGCTGCACAG GCAGATGTGGAGGTCTCATTTGAAGTAAAGGAGCTCGGGAAGGCAGAAGTGTTAGACCCAACTTGGACCGACCCACAAATGCTATGTAGCCGAAAGGGCGCTTCAGTTAAAGGTAGTCTTGGACCATTTGGATTGCTGGTCATGGCTTCAAAAGGACTGCAAGAATACACAGCAGTTTTCTTCAGAATTTTCAAAGGCCAGAACAAATATGTTGTCCTCATGTGTAGTGATCAGAACAG ATCTTCCATTAACAATAGCAATGATAAGACCACTTATGGAGCATTTCTGGATGTGGACCCTCTTCACGAGAAGCTGTCGTTGAGGACCTTG ATTGATCATTCTATCGTGGAGAGCTTCGGAGGCGGAGGGAAGAGCTGCATCACGGCCAGGGTATACCCTGTATTGGCCGTGGAAGATGGAACCCACTTGCACGTCTTCAACAATGGCACTGAGAGTGTTGGAGTGCCGAAGCTGAGTGCTTGGAGCATGAAGAAAGCTAGAATCAATTGA